The following is a genomic window from Pseudomonadota bacterium.
GGATGCAGACCCCTGCCGGCTTTGAGATGATCGACGGCAAGGCCTATGCCACGGACTGGCTGCAGATCGTTTTCAATCCGTCCTTTCCGTACCGGCTGACCCACATGCTTCTGGCTTCGGGCCTGACGGCGGCATTTCTGGTGGCCGGCCTGTCGGCCTGGCGCTGGCTGAAAAATGACCAGGCGCCGGCAGTCATGGCAGCCCTGAAAACCGGCGTGGGGCTTGCGGCCATTCTCGTTCCGCTCCAGGTCCTGGCGGGGGACATGCACGGGCTGAACACGCTGAAGCACCAGCCGCAGAAAATCGCGGCCATGGAGGCCCTGTGGGACACCCGGGCCGGTGCACCGCTGGTGCTGTTCGCGCACCCGGACGAGACAGCCCGGGCTAACCGGTATGCTGTAGAAATTCCCGGCGGGGCGAGTCTGATCCTGACGCATGATACAGAAGGCGTGGTGCAGGGCCTGAATGACTTTGAGGGTAATCATCCGCCTGTGGCGCCCCTGTTCTGGGGGTTCCGGATCATGGTGGGCACGGGTGTCCTGATGCTGCTGGTGTCCTGGGCCTCTGTTTTTTGCCTGAGGAGGCGAGGGGGGTTGCCCCGCTGGCTGGCCCGGGTGCTGGTGGCCATGACCTTTTCGGGGTGGGTGGCCACGGTCGCCGGCTGGTACGTGACCGAGATCGGCCGCCAGCCCTGGCTGGTCGGCGGCGTGCTGAAAACCGCGGATGCTGTCGCTGACGTGCCTGCACCCATGGTCGGTCTCAGCCTCGGCCTGTACCTGACCGTGTATGCTGTCCTGCT
Proteins encoded in this region:
- a CDS encoding cytochrome ubiquinol oxidase subunit I, whose protein sequence is MTADPLLLARIQFAANITFHILFPAITIALGWILLFFRLRFRTTKDSKWMEVYFFWTKVFALCFALGVVSGITMSFQFGTNWPGYMNTVGNIAGPLLAYEVLTAFFLEATFLGIMLFGFRRVSPWLHILATVLVAAGTTLSAFWILALNSWMQTPAGFEMIDGKAYATDWLQIVFNPSFPYRLTHMLLASGLTAAFLVAGLSAWRWLKNDQAPAVMAALKTGVGLAAILVPLQVLAGDMHGLNTLKHQPQKIAAMEALWDTRAGAPLVLFAHPDETARANRYAVEIPGGASLILTHDTEGVVQGLNDFEGNHPPVAPLFWGFRIMVGTGVLMLLVSWASVFCLRRRGGLPRWLARVLVAMTFSGWVATVAGWYVTEIGRQPWLVGGVLKTADAVADVPAPMVGLSLGLYLTVYAVLLMAFVATLFHMARKAGQAVPASVSDPVVEALSHKGGSRP